The Leptospira fainei serovar Hurstbridge str. BUT 6 genome includes a window with the following:
- a CDS encoding class I SAM-dependent methyltransferase produces MQTPKIHYDSFLSEKYAWMLGNLEEREKEEEDLFRSWRILPKSNGLAWDLGAGNGIQSFPLARLGFNVVAIDFSHDLLTQLRQRNRGLSVETKSADFTNPSLYAGESPELLLCMGDTLAHLESLEQVQMVISLWSYFLKSGAYIILGYRDLSYGKPGEKTGFPVRTEKDRIFSCLLSFEEKKVLVTDLFHQWDGHQWNFSNSSYYKLILPIDHLSRMLTRSGFSLRKQTEREGMKILLLLKN; encoded by the coding sequence ATGCAAACCCCTAAAATTCATTACGATAGCTTCTTGTCGGAAAAATACGCCTGGATGTTGGGAAATCTCGAAGAAAGAGAAAAGGAAGAAGAGGATCTCTTCCGCAGTTGGAGAATCTTGCCTAAAAGCAACGGATTGGCTTGGGATTTAGGCGCCGGAAATGGAATTCAATCCTTCCCTCTTGCCAGACTTGGATTCAACGTAGTTGCGATTGATTTTAGCCATGATTTACTCACTCAACTCCGACAAAGAAATCGGGGATTATCCGTGGAAACGAAGTCTGCCGACTTTACAAATCCTAGCTTGTACGCGGGGGAAAGTCCCGAACTACTGCTATGCATGGGAGATACTCTGGCTCATCTCGAATCCTTGGAACAAGTACAAATGGTTATTTCTCTCTGGTCTTATTTCTTAAAATCAGGTGCATATATTATCTTAGGTTATAGAGACCTAAGCTACGGAAAACCGGGAGAAAAGACCGGTTTCCCCGTTCGTACCGAAAAAGATAGAATCTTCTCCTGTTTACTTTCGTTCGAGGAGAAGAAGGTTCTTGTAACCGATCTCTTTCATCAATGGGACGGTCATCAATGGAATTTCAGCAACAGCTCTTACTATAAATTGATCCTGCCTATCGATCATTTATCACGTATGCTGACTCGATCGGGCTTTTCTCTCCGAAAGCAGACGGAGCGGGAAGGAATGAAGATTCTCCTATTACTCAAAAACTAA
- the arsS gene encoding arsenosugar biosynthesis radical SAM (seleno)protein ArsS (Some members of this family are selenoproteins.) — MKSLLARGSDLASSEEQLRILSEISERRSFPFFNRKLSESGLFPLKPIRTDILQINVGKLCNQTCKHCHVDAGPDRKEIMSRETMQECLDVLASSDISILDITGGAPEMNPDFRWLVEEASKLGKKVMVRCNLTILLAGEKYKDLPEFYAKHSVEVVSSLPYFQKRRTDAQRGEGVFDRSIEALRRLNAVGYGKLDSGLVLNLVYNPAGAFLPGGQSTLEGDFKKELGTQFGIEFNSLFTITNMPISRYLEYLLESGNLEDYLEKLITSYNPAAASGVMCRNTLSVGWDGTLYDCDFNQMLDLKVEGPVQKISDFNQATLTDRHIRLDQHCFGCTAGSGSSCGGSIA, encoded by the coding sequence ATGAAATCATTACTAGCTAGAGGAAGCGATCTCGCTTCCTCGGAGGAACAACTCAGGATTCTTTCGGAAATATCGGAACGACGCTCGTTCCCATTTTTCAATCGGAAACTTTCCGAAAGCGGTTTATTTCCTTTAAAGCCGATTCGAACCGATATCTTGCAAATTAACGTCGGAAAGCTTTGCAATCAAACTTGCAAACATTGCCATGTCGATGCGGGACCGGATCGAAAAGAAATCATGTCCAGAGAGACTATGCAGGAATGTTTGGATGTACTCGCGTCCTCGGATATTTCCATTTTGGATATCACCGGAGGCGCTCCGGAGATGAACCCGGATTTTCGGTGGCTGGTGGAGGAGGCAAGCAAGCTGGGAAAGAAAGTGATGGTTCGCTGTAATCTTACCATCCTACTCGCCGGAGAGAAGTATAAGGATCTTCCGGAATTTTATGCAAAGCATTCCGTGGAAGTCGTTTCGAGCCTTCCTTACTTTCAGAAAAGAAGGACGGATGCGCAGCGAGGGGAAGGAGTTTTTGACAGATCTATAGAGGCGCTACGGAGATTGAACGCTGTAGGGTACGGGAAGCTCGATTCCGGTTTGGTTTTGAATTTGGTGTACAATCCGGCGGGCGCATTTTTACCCGGAGGTCAATCCACTCTTGAGGGGGACTTTAAGAAAGAATTGGGAACCCAATTCGGAATCGAATTCAATTCTTTATTCACGATCACCAACATGCCGATCAGTCGATATCTGGAATACTTATTGGAAAGCGGGAATCTCGAGGATTATTTGGAAAAACTTATCACTTCGTATAACCCGGCGGCCGCCTCCGGAGTGATGTGCAGAAATACGTTGAGCGTAGGCTGGGACGGAACCCTCTACGATTGCGATTTTAATCAAATGCTGGACCTGAAAGTGGAAGGTCCAGTTCAAAAGATTTCCGATTTCAACCAAGCAACTCTAACCGATCGTCATATTCGGCTCGATCAACATTGTTTCGGTTGTACTGCCGGCAGCGGTTCTTCTTGCGGCGGCTCCATTGCGTGA
- a CDS encoding adenylate/guanylate cyclase domain-containing protein codes for MAPKIFDTFSDTLESEILQSERIRSKILLLIFLTTMTIWTSLAIFVREKFNESIGLSFPFEIVIGILLFGNIYEFGVLKLLNYWATLGKPLPLFPRFGNAFVETSIPAATLFILVNGYGSPVVVLNSPLPNLFFMFILLSVLRMEFGLSLFTGLVAGIEFLIIGWIYNPNTAFQNDFDYAFFYSKIPIVMRSLMFIASGIIAGLVGIRLRNTLRNSYKILEERNQIVGMFGQYVSPSVVDRLMSQKTEGISESREVCVMFLDIRNFTKFSEKKSPTEVITYLNTLFEDMIDIVNKNNGIINKFLGDGFMAVFGAPLSDPGKDVQNAVKASLEIIEKVAELNLAQRIPETKIGIGLHSGEAMTGNVGSSQRKEYTIIGDTVNLASRVEQLNKDYGTELLVTDSVYEQIKHYMQAESLPPVKVKGREEEVLIYRLT; via the coding sequence ATGGCACCTAAAATTTTCGATACCTTCTCGGACACTCTAGAATCGGAAATCCTACAGAGCGAAAGAATAAGAAGTAAAATCTTACTGCTTATCTTTCTGACGACGATGACAATTTGGACGTCCCTTGCGATTTTCGTTCGGGAAAAATTTAACGAAAGCATCGGCCTATCCTTCCCGTTCGAGATCGTCATCGGAATTCTTTTATTCGGAAATATTTATGAATTCGGCGTGTTAAAGCTGTTAAATTATTGGGCAACGCTCGGAAAACCTCTCCCGCTTTTCCCTCGTTTCGGAAACGCTTTTGTTGAAACATCCATTCCGGCGGCAACCCTATTTATATTGGTGAACGGTTACGGATCTCCGGTCGTAGTTTTGAATTCACCGCTGCCCAACCTGTTTTTCATGTTTATTCTATTGTCCGTGCTCCGGATGGAATTCGGATTATCTTTGTTCACCGGACTCGTCGCGGGCATAGAATTTCTTATTATAGGATGGATTTACAATCCGAATACGGCTTTCCAAAACGATTTCGATTACGCTTTCTTCTATTCAAAAATTCCGATCGTAATGCGCTCGTTAATGTTCATCGCATCCGGTATCATAGCCGGCCTCGTAGGAATTCGGCTACGAAACACATTACGAAATTCTTATAAAATTCTAGAGGAAAGAAATCAGATAGTGGGAATGTTCGGACAGTATGTTTCTCCTTCCGTCGTGGATCGACTGATGAGCCAAAAAACGGAGGGAATCTCGGAAAGCCGGGAAGTCTGCGTCATGTTTCTTGATATTCGAAACTTTACGAAATTTTCCGAGAAAAAAAGTCCTACGGAAGTGATCACGTATTTAAACACACTTTTTGAGGATATGATCGATATCGTGAACAAGAATAATGGAATCATAAATAAGTTTTTGGGAGACGGCTTCATGGCTGTTTTCGGAGCCCCCTTATCCGACCCGGGCAAAGACGTTCAAAATGCAGTAAAAGCTTCGTTGGAAATTATAGAAAAGGTGGCCGAACTGAATCTCGCTCAAAGAATTCCGGAAACAAAAATCGGAATCGGTCTGCATTCCGGAGAAGCAATGACCGGCAATGTCGGCTCGTCCCAACGCAAAGAATACACGATCATCGGAGATACCGTAAATCTCGCCTCCCGGGTCGAACAGCTAAACAAAGATTACGGAACGGAACTCCTCGTAACCGATTCCGTTTACGAGCAAATAAAACACTATATGCAGGCGGAGAGCTTGCCGCCCGTAAAAGTAAAAGGAAGGGAAGAAGAAGTGCTGATCTACCGGCTAACGTAA
- a CDS encoding efflux RND transporter permease subunit — protein MIEKLIRFSIKNRILILVLTGIVTAIGVFNAYHLSIDAIPDITNVQVSVVTQSPGLSPIEVEQFITYPIEMELTGVPNVTEIRSISRTGVSSVTAIFKDGTDIYLARQLINERLRAVENLIPKGYGSPELSPIATGLGDIYEFVLTSDRHNPEELRTYMDWELAREIKSVEGIIDVNIIGGNAKQYQIKIDPHRLAVHNITLSQLCEKLESANQNTGGGYISKGSEQIVIRGESQFKTVEEIRNVAVKTERDGVPLLLGQIADVETGRALRFGLITKDGKGEVVGATAMMLMGQNSLEVVKRVKERIEQLKTRLPAGMQIITFYDRSEFIGRTLGTIFTNLAEAGILVILVLILTMGTVKGALLVGLAIPIPMLAATIFMRMFGIVGNLMSLGALDFGLLVDGAIVMLESILHGFILRKAFYELQNTQDDRDLAAEEIITEACVRVARAATFSVAIILLVYLPLMTLEGVEGRMFQPMAITVAISLATALLFSLTTFPAAASIIFRKPVFYHSKYWDKITDKYLELLDFGMKNKQLFLRAGVGVFAISLILGSTLGSEFLPRIDEGEFAIDIKRLPSTSLNYSRETNTELEKVIGKFPEVLGAVSRMGRGESAAEPVGTEEGETMVKLLPAKEWTSASSREELMDKMKDAILNSVPSSTIALSQPIENRVNALLSGSKADVVVKIYGDDLQVLKDTATKFAEKIKKVPGAADLRVQRVLGLPLIEIKADRQKMARYGVEAEEILTTVEALRIGRTAGRVFEGFKRFDLVVRLQLDVSDLSEVENIPVMTSGGITIPLGQVATIQFEEGPAAIYREALKRRIMVEANVRGRDLVGFVNEAQKATAELERTLPEGYRTDWGGQFENFIRAKNRLLFVVPIALAIIFFMLMAAFGNVYYALGVFIVVPLAISGGIIGLVARGLPFSIPAGVGLIAVSGIAVLNGVVYASTLREELAKGLTVSEAVISAGVNSLRPVLTTEIIAAVGFLPMAISTMAGAEVQRPLAIVVIFGVIVATVLSRVLLPIVMEYLLIVYQHQEERKALNKKRLEAEFQKSRNKNHVSLPVEFESWTDYPAIDESENEEEKPSKKTKKSSKNKNK, from the coding sequence ATGATCGAAAAATTGATACGATTTTCCATCAAGAACCGAATTCTAATTCTAGTTTTAACCGGGATTGTTACCGCGATCGGCGTATTTAATGCGTATCACCTCTCGATAGATGCAATTCCGGATATCACCAACGTGCAAGTTTCGGTGGTAACTCAATCTCCGGGATTATCCCCTATAGAAGTGGAGCAGTTTATCACGTATCCTATAGAAATGGAACTGACAGGCGTCCCGAACGTAACGGAAATTCGTTCCATTTCTCGAACCGGAGTAAGCAGCGTTACCGCAATCTTTAAAGATGGAACGGATATTTATTTAGCTAGGCAGCTCATTAACGAACGACTTCGAGCCGTAGAAAACCTCATTCCGAAAGGATACGGATCTCCGGAACTCTCTCCGATCGCGACGGGACTAGGAGATATTTACGAGTTCGTCTTAACTAGCGATCGTCATAATCCGGAAGAACTCAGAACTTATATGGATTGGGAACTCGCACGGGAAATTAAGTCGGTCGAGGGAATTATCGACGTAAATATCATCGGAGGAAATGCAAAGCAGTACCAAATCAAAATCGATCCTCATAGACTTGCCGTTCATAATATCACACTCTCTCAGCTTTGCGAGAAATTGGAATCAGCCAATCAGAATACCGGAGGCGGATACATATCCAAAGGGTCTGAACAGATCGTTATCAGAGGGGAAAGCCAGTTTAAAACCGTAGAAGAAATCCGTAATGTGGCGGTAAAGACCGAGCGGGATGGAGTTCCGCTTTTACTAGGTCAAATCGCGGACGTGGAAACAGGGAGAGCTTTACGCTTCGGTTTGATCACCAAGGATGGCAAAGGAGAAGTCGTCGGAGCCACAGCAATGATGCTTATGGGGCAAAACTCACTGGAGGTCGTAAAGAGAGTTAAAGAACGAATCGAGCAATTAAAAACCAGGCTCCCCGCCGGAATGCAAATCATAACCTTCTATGATCGCTCCGAATTTATAGGACGAACTCTCGGGACGATCTTCACGAACTTGGCTGAGGCCGGAATTTTAGTGATTCTAGTCCTGATTCTAACGATGGGAACCGTCAAAGGAGCCTTACTAGTCGGCTTAGCCATTCCGATACCGATGTTAGCTGCGACAATTTTTATGAGAATGTTCGGAATCGTAGGAAACCTGATGTCATTAGGAGCCCTAGATTTCGGTCTTCTTGTGGATGGCGCCATCGTAATGCTTGAATCCATACTTCATGGATTCATTTTACGAAAAGCATTTTATGAATTACAAAATACTCAGGACGATCGGGATCTTGCCGCCGAAGAAATTATTACGGAAGCATGCGTAAGAGTCGCAAGAGCCGCTACATTTTCGGTGGCGATTATCCTCCTCGTATATCTTCCTCTCATGACTCTGGAAGGTGTGGAAGGAAGAATGTTTCAGCCGATGGCGATCACGGTAGCGATCTCTTTGGCGACCGCGCTCTTATTCAGTTTAACTACATTTCCCGCAGCGGCCAGCATCATCTTCCGCAAACCCGTGTTTTACCATAGTAAATATTGGGACAAAATCACGGATAAATATCTCGAACTTTTGGATTTCGGGATGAAGAACAAACAATTATTCCTTCGCGCAGGCGTGGGAGTATTTGCTATTTCTTTAATTTTAGGTTCGACTCTCGGTTCCGAATTCTTACCCAGGATCGACGAAGGCGAATTTGCAATCGATATTAAACGACTTCCATCCACTTCATTGAACTATTCCAGGGAAACGAATACGGAACTCGAGAAAGTAATCGGAAAGTTCCCGGAAGTGTTAGGCGCCGTATCCAGAATGGGAAGAGGAGAATCCGCAGCGGAACCGGTGGGAACGGAAGAAGGGGAAACGATGGTAAAGCTTCTACCCGCAAAAGAATGGACCAGCGCCTCCTCTCGAGAAGAGCTGATGGACAAAATGAAAGATGCGATTTTAAATTCGGTTCCCTCTAGCACGATCGCACTTTCTCAACCTATCGAAAATAGGGTTAATGCATTGCTATCCGGATCTAAGGCCGACGTCGTCGTCAAAATTTACGGTGACGATTTGCAGGTGCTAAAGGATACCGCGACCAAATTTGCCGAGAAAATCAAAAAAGTTCCCGGTGCGGCGGATCTCAGAGTTCAACGAGTCTTAGGACTTCCTCTAATCGAAATTAAAGCCGATCGACAAAAAATGGCGAGATATGGAGTCGAAGCGGAAGAAATTCTTACGACTGTGGAAGCATTGAGAATAGGCCGAACTGCAGGAAGAGTTTTCGAAGGCTTTAAACGTTTTGACCTAGTCGTTCGATTACAGCTTGACGTATCCGATTTAAGCGAAGTGGAAAATATCCCGGTCATGACATCCGGAGGAATCACGATCCCTCTCGGGCAAGTTGCTACGATACAATTCGAAGAAGGACCCGCCGCCATTTACCGAGAAGCTTTGAAACGGCGTATCATGGTGGAAGCGAACGTTCGCGGAAGAGATTTAGTGGGATTCGTAAACGAAGCTCAGAAGGCAACGGCGGAACTCGAACGAACTCTCCCGGAAGGATATAGAACCGATTGGGGTGGACAGTTTGAAAACTTTATTCGAGCCAAAAATCGCCTTCTATTCGTCGTTCCGATCGCGCTCGCGATCATTTTCTTTATGCTCATGGCGGCATTCGGAAACGTCTATTATGCGTTAGGCGTTTTTATCGTAGTCCCGCTCGCGATTTCCGGAGGAATCATCGGCTTGGTGGCCAGAGGACTTCCTTTTAGTATTCCCGCAGGTGTGGGCCTCATTGCCGTAAGCGGTATCGCCGTATTGAATGGTGTCGTATATGCTTCAACATTACGCGAAGAACTGGCAAAAGGATTAACCGTATCCGAAGCCGTCATCAGTGCGGGAGTCAATTCTCTGCGGCCCGTATTGACCACGGAAATAATCGCAGCCGTCGGTTTTCTTCCGATGGCAATTTCAACGATGGCCGGAGCCGAAGTCCAACGACCCTTAGCGATCGTAGTAATTTTCGGTGTCATCGTTGCTACCGTACTTTCCCGAGTATTACTTCCGATCGTTATGGAGTATTTGCTAATCGTTTATCAGCACCAAGAAGAACGGAAGGCACTGAATAAAAAAAGATTGGAAGCGGAGTTTCAAAAATCCCGCAATAAGAATCATGTTTCGCTTCCGGTTGAATTCGAATCTTGGACCGACTATCCGGCGATCGATGAGTCCGAGAACGAAGAAGAGAAACCTTCTAAAAAGACTAAGAAATCTTCAAAGAATAAAAATAAATAA
- a CDS encoding arsenosugar biosynthesis-associated peroxidase-like protein, with protein MAHENTYYKPEDLKKFGNIGEFEPDLAKKFFDYYGAVFADGALSAREKSLIALAVAHVVQCPYCIDAYTTDTLEKGVTEEQIWEAIHVGAAIRGGATLVHSVQALNKVKELSI; from the coding sequence ATGGCACACGAGAATACCTACTATAAACCCGAAGATTTAAAGAAATTCGGAAATATAGGAGAATTTGAACCCGATCTAGCTAAGAAATTCTTCGATTATTATGGAGCGGTTTTTGCCGATGGAGCCTTAAGCGCTAGGGAGAAGTCTCTGATCGCTCTTGCGGTAGCCCATGTCGTTCAATGTCCGTATTGCATCGACGCATACACCACCGATACGCTGGAAAAAGGAGTTACCGAAGAGCAAATTTGGGAGGCGATTCATGTCGGCGCGGCGATTCGTGGCGGAGCGACTTTGGTACACAGCGTCCAAGCATTAAATAAAGTTAAAGAACTCAGTATTTAA
- a CDS encoding DUF4395 domain-containing protein, translated as MIQIGNFPDSVNEVAARTVAGLVVLLAAATIWTLSIWLAIALTYGFLARVLYGPRFSFFARLAIHVLVPLMGFAATNVPGPPKRFAQFVGLLFSGTALTLLLLGQIQAFRIVLGILVLFASLESFVGFCAGCFVFGYLMKWGVIPQEVCEKCNNLTFVSKN; from the coding sequence ATGATTCAAATCGGAAATTTTCCTGATTCAGTCAATGAGGTGGCTGCAAGAACGGTAGCCGGTCTAGTCGTATTGCTTGCCGCTGCAACGATTTGGACTCTATCCATTTGGTTGGCAATCGCCTTAACCTACGGATTTCTGGCTCGCGTTCTGTATGGACCGAGATTTTCATTCTTTGCTCGATTGGCGATTCACGTTTTAGTACCTCTTATGGGTTTTGCGGCCACGAACGTTCCGGGACCTCCGAAACGCTTTGCTCAATTTGTAGGCTTACTTTTTAGCGGTACTGCCTTGACTCTTCTTCTTCTCGGCCAAATCCAAGCCTTCCGGATTGTACTAGGAATCCTCGTCCTTTTTGCAAGTTTGGAGAGCTTCGTCGGATTTTGCGCGGGTTGTTTTGTTTTCGGCTATTTGATGAAGTGGGGAGTGATTCCACAAGAAGTTTGCGAAAAATGTAACAATCTTACGTTTGTTTCGAAGAATTAA